The genomic region GCCGCGTAGTGCTGGAACACGAACCCGATGCCGCGGCGCTGCGGCGGCACGTCGGTGACGTCGCGGCCGTTGATCGTGATCGTGCCGGTGTCGGGCTGGTCCAGTCCGGCGATGGCGCGCAGCAGCGTGGACTTGCCCGAGCCGCTGGGGCCCAGCAGGGCGGTCAGCGAGCCCGACGGCACCTCGAAGTCGACGTTGTCGAGCGCGGCGAAGTCGCCGTAGCGCTTGTTCGCGCCGCGGACGACGATTGCGTTGGTCATCTGTTCTTCTCCCAGCCCCTGCTCACTTCGTCTACTTGTCCGCCCGTGCCCGCCGCGCGTCGAGCACCACCTGCGCGACCAGCACCACCACCGCCACGCCCATCAGCAGCGTCGACACCGCGTAGGCGCCGTACTCGGCGCCGCGGCCGTACCGGTCCGACACCAACAGTGTGAGCGTCTGCGACTTGCCCGGCAGGTTCGACGACACCATCAGCACCGCGCCGTACTCGCCGAGGGTGCGCGCGATGGTCAGCACCACACCGTAGGTCAGGCCCCACCGGATCGACGGCAGCGTGACACGCCAGAACGTCTGCCACCACTGCGAACCGAGCGTGGCGGCGGCCTCCTCCTGGTCGGTGCCGATCTCGTGCAGCACCGGTTCGACCTCGCGGATCACGAACGGCACCGTCACGAAGACGCTGGCCAGCACGATGCCCGGGAAGCCGAAGATGATCTTGAATCCGAGGTTGTTCTCGACGAACCCGAACAGGCCCGCCGAGCCCCACAGCAGGATCAGCGCGACGCCGACCACCACCGGCGACACCGCGAACGGCAGGTCGATGACCGCCTGCAGCGCGCTCTTACCGCGGAACTTGTTGCGCGCCAGCACCAGTGCCGTCGGCACACCGAACAGCACGTTGAGCGGCACCACGATCGCGACCACCAGCAGCGACAACTGCAGCGCCGAGATCGCCGCCGGGGTGGTGATCGAGCTGATGAACTCGCCGATGCCCGGGCTGAACGTACGCCACAGGATCAGACCCGCCGGCACCACCACGAGGATGACGACGTAGGCCAGCGCCAGGAACCGCAGCAGGTACTTCACGGGAGCCGACAGCGTCACTGCGCCAGCTCCTCACGTTTGGCGGCCCGGTGCCCGATGGCGCGCAGGATGAACAGCACGACGAACGAGATCAGCAGCAGCACAATGGAGATCGCCGCGGCGCCGGTGCGGTCGTCGTTCTCGATCAGGGTGCGGATCCACTGCGAGGACACCTCGGTCTCCCCGGGCACCGCACCGCCGATCAGCACCACCGAACCGAACTCGCCGATCGCTCGGGAGAACGCCAGCCCAGCGCCGGACAGCAGCGCGGGCAGCAGCGCGGGCATGATCACCCGGGTGAAGATCACCCGGTTGCTGGCGCCCAGCGACGCGGCGGCCTCCTCGACCTCGCGGTCGAGTTCGAGCAGCACCGGTTGCACCGACCGCACCACGAACGGCAGCGTGACGAACAACAGCGCCACCCCGATACCCCACTTGGTGTGTTGCAGGTGCAGGCCGACCGGGCTGGCCGGACCGTAGAGGGCCAGCATCACCAGGCTGGCCACGATGGTGGGCAGCGCG from Mycolicibacterium phlei harbors:
- the cysT gene encoding sulfate ABC transporter permease subunit CysT, which translates into the protein MTASVVARPEHTDGEPGRASRIFAGRHGSTTLRVGAASIWLSLIVLLPLAAILWQAVGGGYDAFWAAVTSNAALASFKVTLTVSFAVTAVNMVFGLLVAWVLTRDDFFGKRLIDSVIDLPFALPTIVASLVMLALYGPASPVGLHLQHTKWGIGVALLFVTLPFVVRSVQPVLLELDREVEEAAASLGASNRVIFTRVIMPALLPALLSGAGLAFSRAIGEFGSVVLIGGAVPGETEVSSQWIRTLIENDDRTGAAAISIVLLLISFVVLFILRAIGHRAAKREELAQ
- the cysW gene encoding sulfate ABC transporter permease subunit CysW, encoding MTLSAPVKYLLRFLALAYVVILVVVPAGLILWRTFSPGIGEFISSITTPAAISALQLSLLVVAIVVPLNVLFGVPTALVLARNKFRGKSALQAVIDLPFAVSPVVVGVALILLWGSAGLFGFVENNLGFKIIFGFPGIVLASVFVTVPFVIREVEPVLHEIGTDQEEAAATLGSQWWQTFWRVTLPSIRWGLTYGVVLTIARTLGEYGAVLMVSSNLPGKSQTLTLLVSDRYGRGAEYGAYAVSTLLMGVAVVVLVAQVVLDARRARADK